One Pantoea trifolii DNA segment encodes these proteins:
- a CDS encoding lactonase family protein, producing MKKILRTATLLASLAASAPLLAQTFVYVSEADDGTLARYALNEQTGALQLLGRTQAGGKVMPMALSADHKHLYAAIRSKPLQLVSWNIDSKSGDLSPLNTVSAAASYPYISTDPQGRFLLGASYDGDVVHVYQLNNDGKLMAPPVGSYKTGHAAHSVIVDASGKHAYVGNLGTDRVLQLKLNAVGELSGLGNGYVKTATENGPRHSVLSPDNRYLYNIGEMGGIITQFRREASGELVKVAETPNAVAEKYKLQHGKERPPGYSDTTPRIWAADIRLTPDGRFLYVSERTSSTISGYRINKDDGKLTLIDSWQVEKQPRGIAITADGRWLIASGEKSALTGSYAIDQESGALKRVGEAPAGGDANWVTVVSYK from the coding sequence ATGAAGAAGATATTACGCACGGCGACGCTGTTAGCGTCGTTGGCTGCCAGTGCGCCGTTACTGGCGCAAACTTTTGTCTACGTCTCAGAAGCCGATGATGGCACCCTCGCGCGCTACGCGCTGAACGAGCAAACCGGTGCATTACAACTGTTGGGACGCACGCAAGCCGGTGGCAAAGTGATGCCGATGGCGTTGAGCGCCGATCATAAGCATCTGTACGCCGCGATTCGCAGCAAACCGCTGCAACTGGTGAGCTGGAACATCGACAGCAAATCGGGCGATCTCAGCCCATTGAATACCGTCTCCGCTGCGGCCAGTTATCCCTACATCAGCACGGATCCGCAAGGGCGTTTTCTGCTGGGCGCGTCCTACGACGGCGATGTGGTGCACGTTTACCAACTCAATAACGATGGCAAGCTGATGGCACCGCCGGTCGGTAGTTACAAAACCGGACATGCCGCGCACTCGGTGATTGTCGATGCGAGCGGAAAACACGCTTATGTCGGCAATCTCGGTACCGATCGCGTGCTGCAATTGAAGCTAAACGCCGTAGGCGAACTGTCGGGCTTGGGCAACGGTTATGTTAAAACGGCGACAGAGAACGGACCGCGTCATTCGGTGTTGTCGCCAGATAATCGCTATCTCTACAACATCGGTGAAATGGGCGGCATCATTACGCAGTTTCGTCGTGAAGCCAGCGGTGAGCTGGTGAAAGTGGCGGAGACGCCGAATGCCGTCGCTGAGAAATATAAGCTGCAACACGGTAAAGAGCGACCGCCGGGCTACAGCGACACTACGCCGCGCATCTGGGCAGCCGATATTCGTCTGACGCCAGACGGCCGTTTTCTGTATGTCAGCGAACGCACCAGCAGCACCATCAGTGGATACCGGATCAATAAAGATGATGGCAAACTGACGCTGATTGATAGCTGGCAAGTCGAGAAGCAGCCGCGCGGTATCGCGATTACCGCTGACGGACGTTGGCTGATTGCCAGCGGCGAAAAGAGTGCGCTTACCGGCAGCTATGCCATTGATCAGGAAAGCGGGGCGCTGAAACGCGTTGGCGAGGCGCCAGCCGGCGGAGATGCCAATTGGGTGACGGTAGTAAGTTACAAATAA
- a CDS encoding cupin domain-containing protein, with product MNDQFDGNGIFPKGPKNDAFAQYFTGTSYLSMLTTEGVNIGNVVFEPGCRNNWHIHHGGGQILLVTGGTGWYQEWNQPARQLVAGDVVNIPAGLKHWHGASADSWFAHIAIAVPAEGASNEWLEPVSDEEYQQL from the coding sequence ATGAACGACCAATTTGACGGCAATGGTATCTTCCCGAAAGGGCCTAAAAACGACGCGTTTGCGCAATACTTCACCGGTACCAGCTATCTGAGCATGCTGACGACAGAAGGCGTCAACATCGGCAACGTGGTGTTTGAACCCGGCTGCCGTAATAACTGGCATATCCATCATGGCGGCGGGCAGATTTTGCTGGTGACTGGCGGAACCGGCTGGTATCAGGAGTGGAATCAGCCGGCGCGTCAGTTAGTGGCGGGCGATGTGGTAAACATTCCGGCGGGATTGAAGCATTGGCATGGCGCGTCGGCGGATAGCTGGTTCGCACATATTGCCATCGCAGTACCGGCTGAAGGCGCTTCTAACGAGTGGCTGGAGCCGGTTTCTGACGAGGAATATCAGCAACTGTAA